The following coding sequences lie in one Peromyscus maniculatus bairdii isolate BWxNUB_F1_BW_parent chromosome 3, HU_Pman_BW_mat_3.1, whole genome shotgun sequence genomic window:
- the Chrm2 gene encoding muscarinic acetylcholine receptor M2, translating into MNNSTNSSNNGLAITSPYKTFEVVFIVLVAGSLSLVTIIGNILVMVSIKVNRHLQTVNNYFLFSLACADLIIGVFSMNLYTLYTVIGYWPLGPVVCDLWLALDYVVSNASVMNLLIISFDRYFCVTKPLTYPVKRTTKMAGMMIAAAWVLSFILWAPAILFWQFIVGVRTVEDGECYIQFFSNAAVTFGTAIAAFYLPVIIMTVLYWHISRASKSRIKKEKKEPVANQDPVSPSLVQGRIVKPNNNNMPGGDGGLEHNKIQNGKAPRDGVTENCVQGEEKESSNDSTSVSAVASNMRDDEITQDENTVSTSLGHSKDDNSKQTCIKIVTKTQKGDSCTPTSTTVELVGSSGQNGDEKQNIVARKIVKMTKQPAKKKPPPSREKKVTRTILAILLAFIITWAPYNVMVLINTFCAPCIPNTVWTIGYWLCYINSTINPACYALCNATFKKTFKHLLLCHYKNIGATR; encoded by the coding sequence ATGAATAACTCAACAAACTCATCTAACAATGGCTTGGCTATTACCAGTCCTTACAAGACATTTGAAGTGGTATTTATTGTCCTTGTGGCTGGATCCCTCAGTCTGGTGACCATCATTGGGAACATCCTGGTCATGGTTTCCATTAAAGTCAACCGTCACCTTCAGACAGTCAACAATTACTTCTTGTTCAGCCTTGCTTGTGCTGACCTCATCATAGGTGTTTTCTCCATGAACTTGTATACCCTCTACACTGTGATTGGCTACTGGCCTTTGGGACCTGTAGTATGTGACCTTTGGCTAGCCTTGGACTATGTGGTCAGCAatgcttctgttatgaatttgCTCATCATCAGCTTTGATAGATACTTCTGTGTCACAAAACCTCTGACCTACCCAGTTAAGCGGACCACAAAAATGGCAGGCATGATGATTGCAGCTGCCTGGGtcctttccttcattctctgGGCTCCAGCCATTCTCTTCTGGCAGTTCATCGTAGGGGTGAGAACTGTGGAGGACGGGGAGTGCTACATTCAGTTCTTTTCCAATGCCGCTGTCACCTTCGGCACTGCCATTGCAGCCTTCTACCTGCCTGTCATCATCATGACTGTGCTGTATTGGCATATATCCCGGGCAAGTAAGAGTAGgataaagaaggagaagaaggaacctGTGGCCAACCAAGATCCGGTATCTCCAAGTCTGGTGCAAGGAAGAATTGTAAAGCCGAACAACAACAACATGCCAGGTGGTGACGGTGGCTTAGAGCACAACAAAATCCAAAATGGCAAGGCTCCCCGGGATGGTGTGACTGAAAACTGTGTtcagggggaggagaaggagagctcAAATGACTCCACCTCCGTCAGTGCTGTCGCCTCCAATATGAGAGATGATGAAATCACCCAGGATGAAAACACAGTTTCCACTTCCCTGGGCCATTCCAAAGATGACAACTCCAAGCAAACATGCATCAAAATCGTCACCAAGACCCAAAAAGGTGACTCGTGCACCCCAACAAGTACCACTGTAGAACTAGTTGGGTCCTCGGGTCAAAATGGGGATGAAAAGCAGAACATTGTAGCACGCAAGATTGTGAAGATGACCAAGCAGCCTGCCAAAAAGAAGCCTCCTCCATCCCGGGAGAAGAAGGTGACCAGGACAATCCTGGCTATTCTGTTGGCTTTCATCATCACCTGGGCACCATATAACGTCATGGTGCTCATCAATACCTTCTGTGCGCCCTGCATCCCCAATACTGTGTGGACAATTGGCTACTGGCTCTGCTACATCAACAGCACCATCAATCCTGCCTGCTATGCACTTTGTAATGCCACCTTCAAAAAGACTTTCAAACACCTCCTCCTGTGTCACTACAAGAACATAGGCGCTACAAGGTAA